The proteins below are encoded in one region of Amycolatopsis acidiphila:
- a CDS encoding STAS domain-containing protein has protein sequence MALTVEWERARDVLVVSVAGEVDASSAARLQEGVAAARTADVPASALVVLDLNRVDFLDSAGLAVLVEVASDCHKAEQELRIVATSRAVLNPLKLTGLDQIFTITDSVPTGTGH, from the coding sequence GTGGCGCTCACGGTCGAGTGGGAACGCGCCCGGGACGTGCTGGTCGTCTCGGTCGCCGGCGAGGTGGACGCGAGTTCCGCGGCCCGGCTGCAGGAGGGCGTCGCGGCCGCGCGCACGGCCGACGTCCCGGCGTCGGCGCTGGTGGTGCTCGACCTCAACCGCGTCGACTTCCTGGACTCGGCGGGCCTGGCGGTGCTGGTCGAGGTCGCCAGCGACTGCCACAAGGCCGAGCAGGAGCTGCGCATCGTCGCGACCTCGCGGGCGGTGCTGAACCCGCTGAAGCTCACCGGGCTGGACCAGATCTTCACGATCACCGATTCCGTGCCCACCGGCACCGGGCACTGA
- a CDS encoding glycosyltransferase 87 family protein, with protein MRKHLWVVPVLCAVWLFFAFRGMFTAMPTRPQIDLEVYRYGVQAWWDGHNLYGALPPVENGAELPFVYPPFAVLILSPLVLLPWDAAVVTLYVLSTICLLMTLYLVSRVAWPPLGRAGGFVVACVALPLTVFLEPVSQTYQFGQVSLVMMALVAVDCLAGKTVWPRGFGIGLAAAIKLTPAAFILFFLVRKDYRSAARAGITFVVAAAVGFATDFHASVQYWFQGGLSGGGVSGTAFKTNQTIEAALVRTGLSGAAEKAVWIAVIAALVVVVALAMRRAEPALALMANAGLALLVSPTSWSHYYVWVAPALLVLLAHGARRAYERSWLAAAWFAWAVLTAVFFYLAPFHHLPDTDFPVVHVHWDWPQQLSAATYPLVGVALLLAFAIPRLRRPKLEPLLTTPLRHPAGAGAS; from the coding sequence ATGCGTAAACACCTCTGGGTCGTGCCCGTGCTCTGCGCTGTGTGGCTGTTCTTCGCCTTCCGCGGGATGTTCACAGCCATGCCGACGCGCCCGCAGATCGACCTCGAGGTCTACCGCTACGGCGTCCAGGCCTGGTGGGACGGGCACAACCTGTACGGCGCACTGCCACCGGTCGAGAACGGGGCCGAGCTGCCCTTCGTGTACCCGCCGTTCGCGGTGCTGATCCTGAGCCCGCTGGTGCTGCTGCCGTGGGACGCGGCGGTCGTGACGCTGTACGTGCTGAGCACGATCTGCCTGCTGATGACGCTGTACCTGGTCTCCCGCGTCGCGTGGCCACCGCTGGGCCGGGCCGGCGGCTTCGTCGTGGCGTGCGTCGCGCTGCCGCTGACGGTGTTCCTCGAGCCGGTCAGCCAGACCTACCAGTTCGGCCAGGTGAGCCTGGTGATGATGGCGCTGGTGGCGGTCGACTGCCTGGCCGGGAAGACGGTGTGGCCGCGCGGGTTCGGCATCGGCCTGGCCGCGGCGATCAAGCTCACCCCGGCGGCGTTCATCCTGTTCTTCCTGGTCCGCAAGGACTACCGCTCGGCCGCGCGCGCGGGCATCACGTTCGTGGTGGCCGCGGCCGTCGGCTTCGCCACCGACTTCCACGCCTCGGTCCAGTACTGGTTCCAGGGCGGGCTGTCCGGCGGCGGGGTCAGCGGCACCGCGTTCAAGACGAACCAGACCATCGAGGCCGCGCTGGTGCGCACCGGCCTCTCCGGCGCGGCCGAGAAGGCCGTGTGGATCGCGGTGATCGCGGCGCTGGTGGTCGTGGTCGCCCTCGCGATGCGCCGCGCCGAGCCGGCGCTGGCACTGATGGCCAACGCCGGGCTCGCGCTGCTCGTGTCGCCGACTTCGTGGTCGCACTACTACGTGTGGGTCGCCCCGGCGCTGCTGGTCCTGCTCGCCCACGGCGCGCGGCGGGCCTACGAACGGTCGTGGCTCGCGGCGGCCTGGTTCGCCTGGGCCGTGCTGACCGCGGTGTTCTTCTACCTCGCACCGTTCCACCACCTGCCGGACACCGACTTCCCGGTCGTGCACGTGCACTGGGACTGGCCGCAGCAGCTGTCGGCGGCGACGTATCCGCTGGTCGGCGTGGCGTTGCTGCTCGCGTTCGCGATCCCGCGCCTGCGCCGGCCGAAGCTGGAGCCCCTGCTGACGACGCCGCTCAGGCACCCTGCCGGGGCCGGGGCGAGCTGA
- a CDS encoding alpha/beta fold hydrolase, protein MDVRSRNNVVVTGKPDGPVLLLAHGFGCDQNLWRLAVPELARDHRVVLFDHVGSGRSDLSAWDPRRYASLWGYAEDVLELCRELDLRDVVFVGHSVSAMIGVLAVDAEPGRFAKLVLLTPSPCYLDDGDYHGGFSAADIDELLDSLDSNYLGWSATMAPVIMGNPDRPELGEELTNSFCRTDPEIAKVFARATFLSDNREDLPKVTVPSLVIECAEDAIAPRAVGAYVRDRIPDCRLVTLDAVGHCPQLSAPVQTTEAIAAFAASGA, encoded by the coding sequence GTGGACGTGCGAAGCAGGAACAACGTCGTCGTCACCGGCAAGCCGGACGGCCCGGTGCTGCTGCTCGCCCACGGGTTCGGCTGCGACCAGAACCTGTGGCGGCTCGCGGTGCCGGAACTGGCGCGGGACCACCGGGTCGTGCTGTTCGACCACGTCGGCTCGGGACGCTCGGACCTCTCGGCCTGGGACCCGCGGCGCTACGCGAGCCTGTGGGGGTATGCCGAGGACGTCCTGGAGCTGTGCCGCGAGCTGGACCTGCGCGACGTGGTGTTCGTCGGGCACTCGGTGTCGGCGATGATCGGCGTGCTCGCGGTCGACGCCGAGCCCGGCCGCTTCGCCAAGCTCGTTCTGCTGACCCCCTCGCCGTGCTACCTCGATGACGGCGACTACCACGGCGGGTTCAGCGCCGCCGACATCGACGAGCTGCTCGACTCCCTCGACAGCAACTACCTCGGCTGGTCCGCGACGATGGCCCCGGTGATCATGGGCAATCCGGACCGCCCGGAGCTGGGCGAGGAGCTGACGAACAGCTTCTGCCGTACCGACCCGGAGATCGCGAAGGTCTTCGCCCGCGCCACGTTCCTCTCCGACAACCGCGAGGACCTGCCGAAGGTCACCGTGCCCTCGCTGGTGATCGAGTGCGCAGAGGACGCGATCGCCCCGCGCGCGGTCGGCGCGTACGTGCGCGACCGGATCCCGGACTGCCGCCTGGTCACCCTCGACGCGGTCGGCCACTGCCCCCAGCTGAGCGCCCCGGTGCAGACGACGGAGGCGATCGCGGCGTTCGCGGCCAGCGGTGCGTGA
- a CDS encoding PP2C family protein-serine/threonine phosphatase: MSTGEPYDALPEDSAEDLYENAPCGYLSTLPDGRIVRVNATLLGWLGYERDQVAGRLRFADLLTVGGKLYHETHFAPLLRMQGELGGVALDLVAADGTRLPVLVTSTLKTGEDGGPRVIRTTIFDARDRRAYERELLRARQDADRERDRVLQLATTLQRTLLPPVLTAPPGMAVDAYYHHASPYQVGGDFYDLFPLAGGRWGFFLGDVCGKGAGAAAVTSLTRYTLRAAAVTDAEPESVLAVLDTVLNHEYRGDDPRFCTVIFGVLVPDVDGCTVTLASGGHPPALLLRGNGSAEVLATQGGQLVGALPDARFASTTARLRTGDTLLLYTDGLTEARLGQSRERYGEEALYEFVRELAPTTASGVVAAITKLLGGFGDGLDDDIAVLAMSVPSAR; the protein is encoded by the coding sequence ATGAGCACGGGCGAGCCGTACGACGCGCTGCCCGAGGACAGCGCGGAAGACCTGTACGAGAACGCCCCGTGTGGTTACCTCTCGACACTGCCGGACGGGCGGATCGTCAGGGTCAACGCCACCCTGCTCGGCTGGCTGGGCTACGAACGGGACCAGGTGGCCGGGCGGCTGCGGTTCGCGGACCTGCTCACGGTCGGCGGAAAGCTCTACCACGAAACACATTTCGCGCCGCTGCTGCGGATGCAGGGTGAGCTCGGCGGCGTCGCGCTCGACCTCGTCGCCGCGGACGGCACCCGGCTGCCGGTGCTGGTGACCTCCACCCTGAAGACCGGCGAAGACGGCGGGCCGCGGGTGATCCGCACGACGATCTTCGACGCCCGCGACCGCCGCGCCTACGAGCGGGAGCTGTTGCGGGCCCGCCAGGACGCCGATCGCGAACGCGACCGGGTGCTGCAGCTGGCCACCACGCTGCAGCGCACCCTCCTGCCGCCCGTGCTGACCGCGCCACCGGGCATGGCGGTCGACGCGTACTACCACCACGCGTCGCCGTACCAGGTCGGCGGCGACTTCTACGACCTGTTCCCGCTCGCGGGCGGACGCTGGGGCTTCTTCCTCGGCGACGTGTGCGGCAAGGGTGCCGGGGCCGCAGCGGTGACCTCGCTGACCCGGTACACCCTGCGCGCGGCGGCGGTGACCGACGCCGAGCCCGAATCCGTGCTCGCCGTGCTGGACACGGTGCTCAACCACGAGTACCGCGGCGACGACCCGCGTTTCTGCACGGTGATCTTCGGGGTGCTCGTGCCCGACGTCGATGGCTGCACGGTCACCCTCGCCAGCGGCGGGCATCCGCCCGCACTTCTGTTGCGCGGCAACGGTTCGGCCGAAGTCCTGGCGACACAGGGCGGACAGCTGGTCGGCGCGCTGCCGGACGCGCGGTTCGCCTCCACGACCGCGAGGCTGCGTACGGGGGACACCCTGCTGCTCTACACCGACGGCCTCACCGAAGCCCGGCTCGGCCAGAGCCGCGAGCGATACGGCGAGGAGGCGCTGTACGAGTTCGTGCGCGAGCTGGCGCCCACGACGGCGAGCGGGGTCGTCGCGGCGATCACCAAGCTGCTCGGCGGGTTCGGCGACGGGCTCGACGACGACATCGCCGTTCTCGCGATGAGCGTCCCGTCGGCCCGCTGA
- a CDS encoding ANTAR domain-containing protein, with translation MSSPPWPPVAELLRELLDRITAELPGALGAAISVRDDGGSLNPLATAGVAARFVPAQLEKFGGPVPHAAATGRPTVSSAVFADERWPDLTLGAVTDAVPELRAQWQRVRGAAALPCDWADNGRFVLSATLDRPATEATVGVLARYEKLVAMTLVVGEAATAYKADHMVGLLQSRAAIEEAKGIVVAIRRCGPDEAWATLRRASQRRASQEFNVKLRELAVALIEYVGRAPAPQPDGGEVITPRPEARQAAENLWHAFTAVS, from the coding sequence ATGAGCAGCCCCCCGTGGCCGCCGGTGGCGGAGTTGCTGCGGGAGCTGCTCGACCGCATCACCGCGGAGCTGCCGGGCGCGCTCGGCGCGGCGATCAGCGTCCGGGACGACGGTGGTTCGCTGAACCCGCTCGCGACCGCCGGGGTCGCCGCGCGCTTCGTGCCCGCGCAGCTCGAGAAGTTCGGCGGCCCGGTGCCCCACGCGGCGGCCACCGGCCGGCCCACCGTCAGCAGCGCCGTGTTCGCCGACGAACGCTGGCCCGACCTCACCCTCGGCGCCGTCACCGACGCCGTACCCGAACTGCGGGCGCAGTGGCAGCGCGTGCGCGGCGCCGCCGCGTTGCCCTGCGACTGGGCGGACAACGGCAGGTTCGTGCTGTCCGCGACCCTCGACCGCCCGGCCACCGAGGCGACGGTGGGGGTGCTCGCCCGCTACGAGAAGCTCGTCGCGATGACGCTCGTGGTCGGCGAGGCCGCGACGGCGTACAAGGCCGACCACATGGTGGGCCTGTTGCAGTCCCGCGCCGCGATCGAGGAGGCCAAGGGCATCGTCGTCGCGATCCGCCGCTGCGGCCCCGACGAGGCCTGGGCGACGCTGCGGCGGGCGAGCCAGCGGCGGGCGAGCCAGGAGTTCAACGTGAAGCTGCGGGAGCTGGCCGTGGCGCTGATCGAGTACGTCGGCCGGGCCCCGGCACCCCAGCCCGACGGCGGCGAGGTGATCACGCCACGGCCCGAAGCGCGTCAGGCGGCGGAAAACCTCTGGCACGCCTTCACAGCGGTCTCCTGA
- a CDS encoding NmrA family NAD(P)-binding protein, which produces MILVTGATGHIGRELTGELAAKGAKFRVLVRDPARAPGGVERVVGDLGEPDTLTPAFDGVDRLFLLMPGIGTDFTRHAVAAAKAAGVRHIVHLSSAHAMGDPMPAMGRWHHDREEIIRASGIPATFLRPGGFMTNALDWLPTLAEGGYVLDPSGPGRFAPVDVADIAAVAALVLTEDGHEGEEYVLTGDELLTLSDEVRILSETIGRDLRVREVATPEEVVRARFPAGAPKALADAIVEGFTQMRAGAAAYRTDTVERLLGRKPRTFADWCARNAGAFSSPRPRQGA; this is translated from the coding sequence ATGATACTGGTCACCGGCGCCACCGGGCACATCGGCCGCGAGCTCACCGGAGAGCTCGCCGCGAAGGGCGCCAAGTTCCGCGTCCTCGTCCGCGACCCGGCGCGTGCGCCCGGCGGCGTGGAGCGCGTCGTCGGGGACCTGGGCGAGCCCGACACGCTCACTCCCGCCTTCGACGGCGTCGACCGGCTGTTCCTGCTCATGCCGGGCATCGGCACGGACTTCACCCGCCATGCCGTCGCCGCGGCGAAGGCCGCCGGGGTCCGGCACATAGTGCACCTGTCCTCGGCTCACGCGATGGGCGACCCGATGCCCGCCATGGGCCGGTGGCACCACGACCGCGAGGAGATCATCCGCGCGTCCGGCATTCCCGCCACGTTCCTGCGGCCGGGCGGCTTCATGACCAACGCGCTGGACTGGCTGCCCACCCTCGCCGAAGGCGGCTACGTCCTCGATCCGTCCGGCCCCGGCAGGTTCGCGCCCGTCGACGTGGCCGACATCGCCGCGGTCGCGGCGCTGGTCCTGACCGAGGACGGTCACGAGGGCGAGGAGTACGTCCTCACCGGCGACGAGCTGCTCACCCTGTCCGACGAGGTCCGGATCCTGTCGGAAACGATCGGTCGCGACCTGCGGGTGCGGGAGGTGGCGACGCCGGAGGAGGTCGTTCGGGCCCGTTTTCCCGCAGGGGCACCGAAAGCGCTCGCCGACGCCATCGTCGAGGGGTTCACGCAGATGCGCGCGGGAGCCGCTGCTTATCGCACGGACACGGTGGAACGGCTCCTCGGCCGCAAGCCGCGGACCTTCGCGGACTGGTGCGCCCGCAACGCCGGTGCGTTCAGCTCGCCCCGGCCCCGGCAGGGTGCCTGA
- a CDS encoding cytochrome P450, whose translation MTKSVEEILGNIDLYAEDQRENVLAAVAVARGECPVLRSSADGGYLVPTRYQDVRTVCGDPETFSSAQPSLRGVPVRVIPIDTDPPAHREYRKILNPYFSRSFLSRYEGQLREIAREAMSAFIDKGEFDVVADFAVPFSAGSLARVVFATDNLELVERGVAAAKQAAVASSSEAFGVLAGLAVEALAEAEAAPDGREDVLAALVTARIDGRPLTVEERLDIVTTLFLGGLDTTRGVLTNIAYHLATRDDIEPRLREPDWWRRDLDEFLRLETTVAHMARTATRDTEVGGTPVKAGDRVAVFFAAANRDPARFERPDELVFDRPDNPHVSFGIGIHRCLGLHFARLQLAIAFEELLARTTNFALKPGADIPRQAGLSLNSPYRLELTFDRLPE comes from the coding sequence ATGACCAAGTCCGTTGAGGAAATCCTGGGAAACATCGACCTCTACGCCGAGGACCAGCGCGAAAACGTGCTGGCCGCGGTCGCGGTCGCCCGCGGCGAATGCCCCGTCCTGCGTTCGTCGGCCGACGGCGGCTATCTCGTGCCCACGCGGTATCAGGACGTCCGGACGGTGTGCGGTGACCCGGAGACCTTCAGCTCCGCGCAACCGAGTCTGCGAGGCGTGCCGGTCCGCGTTATCCCGATCGACACCGACCCGCCCGCGCACCGCGAATACCGCAAGATCCTCAACCCGTATTTCTCCCGATCTTTCCTGTCGCGTTATGAAGGGCAGCTGCGCGAAATCGCGCGGGAGGCGATGAGCGCGTTCATCGACAAGGGCGAGTTCGACGTGGTGGCCGATTTCGCGGTCCCGTTCAGCGCCGGTTCCCTGGCCCGGGTCGTGTTCGCGACCGACAACCTGGAGCTCGTCGAGCGCGGGGTGGCCGCGGCGAAGCAGGCGGCGGTGGCGAGCTCGTCCGAGGCGTTCGGCGTGCTCGCCGGGCTGGCCGTGGAAGCGCTCGCGGAGGCCGAAGCCGCGCCGGACGGCCGCGAGGACGTGCTCGCCGCACTGGTCACGGCCAGGATCGACGGGCGCCCGCTGACGGTGGAGGAGCGGCTGGACATCGTGACCACGCTGTTCCTCGGCGGTCTCGACACGACCCGGGGGGTGCTCACGAACATCGCCTACCACCTCGCCACCCGGGACGACATCGAGCCGCGCCTGCGCGAGCCGGACTGGTGGCGGCGCGACCTCGACGAGTTCCTGCGCCTGGAGACCACGGTGGCGCACATGGCCCGCACCGCGACGCGCGACACCGAAGTCGGTGGCACGCCTGTGAAGGCGGGCGACCGGGTCGCGGTGTTCTTCGCGGCGGCGAACCGGGACCCGGCGCGGTTCGAGCGGCCCGACGAGCTGGTGTTCGACCGGCCGGACAACCCGCACGTGTCCTTCGGCATCGGCATCCATCGCTGTCTGGGGCTGCACTTCGCGCGGTTGCAGCTGGCGATCGCCTTCGAGGAGCTGCTCGCCAGGACGACGAACTTCGCGCTGAAGCCGGGGGCCGACATCCCGCGGCAGGCCGGGCTCAGCCTCAACAGCCCCTACCGCCTGGAGCTGACCTTCGACCGGTTGCCGGAGTAG
- a CDS encoding type I glutamate--ammonia ligase, producing MRPLGPRPLAARKALPLPDDATRVLLLAPDPHARFAAVELSREFVVEEVLDGGYGLCTYVFAWDPEREPVQSLTRYLGGYGDLRMRPDLATVTPVEDGVYAVVCDVEWPGGEPVHVAPRQVLIDELRAIEALGFVPSVGIEHEVTFLDAEGAPLTAHGVDYAVGGTERLRPLLRDLRAKLAPLGVESARGECHPGQYEIVLRHRDALAACDDAMLQQLIVRATAAEHGVTASYLAAPQPGQGNSCHVHLSLSPSAPEGFLAGVLRAARALTAVWAPTWNSYVRLRTGPFSPRSLRWGVDDRTASVRVAGTGAGQRLEFRFAGADAQPHLVVAALLAAGRAGIEAGLTPPPEGEEVGTLCATPWEALAALGESKVLGAELVGQLTALLQAELDAGCDTVTDWQRRRGALRA from the coding sequence GTGAGGCCGCTGGGCCCCCGCCCGCTCGCGGCGCGGAAAGCGCTGCCGCTGCCCGACGACGCGACGAGGGTGTTGTTGCTCGCGCCGGACCCGCACGCGCGCTTCGCCGCGGTCGAGCTGTCCCGGGAGTTCGTCGTGGAGGAGGTCCTCGACGGGGGCTACGGCTTGTGCACGTACGTCTTCGCGTGGGATCCCGAGCGGGAACCGGTGCAGTCGCTGACTCGGTACCTCGGCGGTTACGGCGACCTGCGCATGCGGCCGGACCTCGCCACGGTGACGCCGGTGGAGGACGGGGTGTACGCCGTCGTCTGCGATGTCGAGTGGCCCGGCGGTGAGCCCGTGCACGTCGCGCCCCGGCAGGTGCTCATCGACGAGCTCCGCGCGATCGAGGCGCTGGGCTTCGTGCCGTCGGTAGGGATCGAGCACGAGGTCACGTTCCTCGACGCGGAGGGCGCGCCGCTGACCGCGCACGGCGTCGACTACGCGGTCGGCGGTACCGAGCGGCTGCGCCCGCTGCTGCGTGACCTGCGGGCGAAACTGGCTCCGCTCGGCGTCGAGTCCGCGCGCGGCGAGTGTCATCCGGGGCAGTACGAAATCGTGCTGCGCCACCGTGACGCCCTCGCCGCCTGCGACGACGCGATGCTGCAGCAGCTGATCGTCCGCGCGACGGCCGCCGAGCACGGCGTGACGGCGAGCTACCTCGCCGCGCCGCAGCCGGGGCAGGGCAACTCCTGTCACGTCCACCTGTCGTTGTCGCCGTCCGCGCCGGAGGGGTTCCTGGCCGGGGTGCTGCGGGCGGCGCGGGCGCTCACGGCGGTCTGGGCGCCGACGTGGAACAGCTACGTGCGGTTGCGGACCGGGCCGTTCTCGCCGCGCTCGTTGCGGTGGGGCGTCGACGATCGAACGGCGTCGGTGCGCGTCGCGGGCACGGGCGCCGGGCAGCGGCTGGAATTCCGCTTCGCGGGCGCGGACGCGCAACCGCACCTCGTGGTCGCCGCCCTGCTCGCGGCCGGACGCGCGGGCATCGAGGCGGGTCTGACCCCGCCGCCGGAGGGCGAGGAGGTCGGCACGCTGTGCGCGACGCCGTGGGAAGCGCTCGCGGCGCTGGGCGAGAGCAAGGTGCTCGGGGCCGAGCTGGTCGGGCAGCTGACGGCGCTGTTGCAGGCGGAGCTCGACGCGGGCTGTGACACCGTGACGGACTGGCAGCGGCGCCGGGGAGCCCTGCGCGCCTGA
- a CDS encoding MarR family winged helix-turn-helix transcriptional regulator: MPEFLDLHGRASKVIRALAEADMRRHGLHLGQNHLLAALWEHDGATPGEIAAAVGVTTPTVVKMATRMAAAGLLTRRRDEHDNRLVRLRLTDTGRALREPVEAERRELEEKLVADLTEAERDHLLSALAKIYHTAADLLGHPVEP, encoded by the coding sequence GTGCCCGAGTTCCTGGACCTGCACGGCAGGGCGTCGAAGGTGATCCGGGCGCTGGCCGAGGCCGACATGCGGCGGCACGGGCTGCACCTGGGCCAGAACCACCTGCTCGCGGCGCTGTGGGAGCACGACGGCGCCACCCCCGGCGAGATCGCCGCCGCGGTGGGCGTCACCACGCCCACCGTCGTCAAGATGGCGACCCGGATGGCTGCGGCCGGGCTGCTCACCCGCCGCCGCGACGAGCACGACAACCGGCTGGTCCGGCTGCGGCTCACCGATACCGGCCGGGCGCTGCGGGAACCGGTCGAGGCGGAACGGCGTGAGCTGGAGGAGAAACTCGTCGCCGACCTGACCGAGGCCGAACGCGACCACCTGCTGAGCGCGCTGGCGAAGATCTACCACACCGCGGCCGACCTGCTGGGGCACCCGGTCGAGCCCTGA
- a CDS encoding DUF6098 family protein: MRTLRTLDQLVEEFEAQDGRDLYVRWSLGPETDLADGKNAPQSSRDALTGMPLPGLSASPLKVEPWWDDRPLRLWLARRIYDYRHLRELRGPGVRPWVFQGTEIARGPDNEPLVVCDRLLAWVTDDVLREAQQLVDEQGSREWGPLDRSNAS; the protein is encoded by the coding sequence GTGAGAACGCTGCGCACGCTGGACCAGCTGGTGGAGGAGTTCGAAGCCCAGGACGGGCGGGACCTCTACGTGCGCTGGTCGCTCGGCCCCGAAACCGACCTGGCCGACGGGAAGAACGCCCCGCAGTCCAGCCGGGACGCACTGACCGGCATGCCGCTGCCGGGGTTGTCGGCCAGCCCGCTGAAGGTGGAGCCGTGGTGGGACGACCGCCCGCTGCGGCTGTGGCTCGCCCGCCGCATCTACGACTATCGGCACCTGCGCGAGCTGCGCGGGCCGGGTGTGCGGCCGTGGGTGTTCCAGGGCACCGAGATCGCCCGCGGCCCGGACAACGAGCCGCTCGTGGTGTGCGACCGCCTGCTGGCGTGGGTGACCGACGACGTGCTCCGCGAGGCACAGCAACTGGTCGACGAGCAGGGCTCGCGCGAGTGGGGGCCGCTCGACCGGAGCAACGCCTCGTGA
- a CDS encoding Hsp20/alpha crystallin family protein has product MLMRTDPYREMFGPGTWSRPAPIPMDACRTGREVVLSFDLPGLTPDAIEISVERNVLTVKAERRPDHPGGDVRTLVTERPLGVFSRRLFLGDGLDTEHVAADYEAGVLTLRIPVAEQAQPRQIPVSGAAREPDRLGA; this is encoded by the coding sequence ATGTTGATGCGCACCGATCCCTACCGCGAGATGTTCGGGCCCGGCACCTGGTCCCGTCCCGCGCCGATACCGATGGACGCCTGCCGGACCGGCCGCGAGGTCGTGCTCTCCTTCGACCTGCCCGGCCTGACGCCCGACGCCATCGAGATCAGCGTCGAGCGCAACGTCCTGACCGTCAAGGCCGAGCGTCGCCCGGACCACCCCGGCGGAGACGTGCGGACGCTCGTCACGGAACGACCGCTCGGCGTGTTCTCCCGCCGGCTCTTCCTCGGCGACGGCCTCGACACCGAGCACGTCGCCGCCGACTACGAAGCCGGCGTGCTGACCCTGCGCATCCCCGTCGCCGAGCAGGCGCAGCCCCGGCAGATTCCCGTCTCCGGCGCCGCACGTGAACCGGACCGCCTCGGCGCCTGA
- a CDS encoding HSP18 transcriptional regulator produces MGAAADRLGATAAGQLGAARARPGRDQQAGRRAALPAAAAVRARGAQTGEQRVEAERSRRAGERAVAEWARRNSGSLRRLAGQIGALDGLDRPAQDRVQQALADDDPARLLTPLADAHAALEDTDSALAEQVRSVTEQARKLRRDTREQRSSG; encoded by the coding sequence GTGGGAGCCGCGGCTGATCGGCTCGGCGCGACAGCAGCGGGTCAGCTGGGCGCGGCTCGCGCCCGCCCTGGGCGTGACCAGCAGGCAGGCCGCCGAGCGGCGCTACCTGCGGCTGCGGCCGTCCGCGCACGAGGGGCACAGACCGGCGAGCAGCGGGTCGAGGCGGAGCGCAGCAGGCGCGCGGGGGAGCGTGCGGTGGCGGAGTGGGCGCGGCGCAACTCGGGTTCGCTGCGGCGGCTGGCAGGGCAGATCGGGGCGCTCGACGGGCTGGACCGCCCGGCGCAGGACCGCGTCCAGCAGGCGCTGGCCGACGACGACCCGGCCCGCCTGCTCACCCCGCTCGCCGACGCGCACGCCGCACTGGAGGACACCGACAGCGCACTGGCCGAGCAGGTCCGCTCGGTGACCGAGCAGGCGCGGAAACTGCGCCGGGACACCCGGGAGCAGCGCTCGTCGGGCTGA
- a CDS encoding TMEM175 family protein — translation MKTERTPERLVFFADAVVAIALTLLVLPLTEVVPEIVAAHGHSIDAITENQWRISSFLLSFVVIARLWLVHHRLFEVVASYTVPLQWLNIAWLLTVAVLPFPTEMIGAFGDDRFTELFYIGTVFASSLCLTAMTLVVRADPQLVKHPGAITDSWRFSSVGSTVALGCAFALTAFVPGVDYYSILLLVVPAQLDRIRYRRRAHEDA, via the coding sequence ATGAAAACGGAACGGACCCCCGAACGTCTCGTCTTCTTCGCCGACGCCGTGGTCGCGATCGCACTGACACTGCTGGTCCTGCCGCTGACCGAGGTGGTGCCGGAGATCGTCGCCGCGCACGGGCACTCGATCGACGCGATCACCGAGAACCAGTGGCGGATCTCCAGCTTCCTGCTCAGCTTCGTGGTCATCGCCCGGCTGTGGCTGGTCCACCACCGGCTGTTCGAGGTGGTGGCCTCCTACACGGTGCCGCTGCAGTGGCTGAACATCGCCTGGCTGCTCACGGTCGCCGTGCTGCCGTTCCCCACGGAGATGATCGGCGCGTTCGGCGACGACAGGTTCACCGAGCTGTTCTACATCGGCACCGTCTTCGCCAGCAGCCTGTGCCTGACCGCCATGACCCTCGTGGTGCGGGCCGACCCGCAGCTGGTGAAACATCCCGGTGCCATCACCGACTCCTGGCGGTTCAGCTCGGTCGGCAGCACGGTCGCGCTGGGGTGCGCGTTCGCACTGACCGCGTTCGTGCCCGGGGTGGACTACTACTCGATCCTGCTCCTGGTGGTGCCGGCGCAACTGGACCGGATCCGATACCGCCGCCGCGCGCACGAAGACGCGTGA